A single region of the Cryptococcus decagattii chromosome 4, complete sequence genome encodes:
- a CDS encoding calcium-binding protein NCS-1 produces the protein MGKSQSKLSSEELAELQKNTYFDKKELQQWYKGFLKDCPSGQLNKEEFKKIYRQFFPFGDPSQFADYVFNVFDEDKSGTIEFKEFICALSVTSRGRLDEKLKWAFQLYDINQDGYITYDEMLQIVRSIYKMTGQMVQLPEDEDTPEKRVDKIFRNMDMNKDHRLTYDEFKEGSKQDPTIVQALSLYDGLV, from the exons ATGGGAAAGTCGCAATCCAAGTTATCTTCAGAAGAGCTTGCCGAGCTCCAGAAAAACACTTACT TCGATAAAAAG GAACTCCAACAATGG TATAAAGGCTTCCTCAAGGACTGTCCCAGTGGTCAACTCAACAAGGAAG AGTTTAAGAAAATCTACCGACAATTCTTTCCCTTCGGTGATCCTAGTCAGTTCGCAGATTATGTCTTCAAC GTGTTTGACGAAGATAAGTCTGGGACAATAGAATTCAAG GAGTTCATTTGCGCCCTTTCCGTCACCTCTCGAGGTCGTCTTGATGAGAAGCTTAAATGGGCGTTCCAACTGTACGACATCAACCAAGATGGCTATATCACCTATGACGAAATGCTTCAAATTGTACGATCTATTTATAAAATGACTGGACAAATGGTCCAGCTGccagaggatgaagatacTCCGGAAAAG CGCGTGGACAAGATCTTTAGGAATATGGATATGAACAAGGACCACCGATTGACATATGACGAGTTCAAGGAGGGCTCCAAGCAGGATCCTACCATCGTACAG GCCTTGTCATTGTACGATGGGTTGGTGTAG
- a CDS encoding uridine kinase — protein MEQTAGYHTPRPQQHSNYDPAQPQSKNQVLISHGRAPWYGPDGRNVEAYVVGIAGGSASGKTSVARAILSALNYIPTVLILSQDSFYNAHSPEEVELAFKNDLDLDHPDAIDMTLFAQCIKDLKQGKATEIPVYSFLHHQRMPEKKYIYGASVIIVEGIMALQSAELRELYDLKVFVVCDSDLMLARRIKRDVKERGRDVEGILDQYLRFVKSSYDTFVQPSSRYADIIVPGSSNQLAIELLVSHIKRQLDSRSLRFRRVLADIGQNRNSSTPSVEKFDKQIVLLEQSNQLRGIMTILRDRTTHREEFIFHIDRLSTVIVEKALTLIPCEPRIVRTPAKYVYKGASQTKNLVGVSILRSGLPFSQGLRRVIRDVPIGGILIQSDPKTGEPLLLKSDLPHCVRSRETNGDVWCLLLDSHMGTGAAAMMAIRVLLDHGISQDRIIFLTYLISRSASYSVLHAFPDIQIVTAAIDPGLDEVKIPYMPGSLMLGEAAGEGDFSVRLVDQLGHEEKKKGDDVKDLLKTDEELAADGFKMNVLKGIEELKFSRKHKRTNSSTGEKRAWVISPGMGHVGDRYYLI, from the exons ATGGAACAAACAGCGGGGTATCACACTCCAAGGCCGCAGCAACACTCCAACTATGACCCCGCGCAGCCTCAGAGCAAAAACCAGGTCCTGATATCCCACGGACGGGCTCCCTGGTACGGCCCTGACGGCAGGAATGTCGAGGCATATGTCGTGGGTATTGCCGGAGGTAGTGCATCGGGAAAG ACGTCTGTGGCACGTGCTATCCTTTCGGCCCTCAACTACATCCCCACGGTTCTTATCTTGTCCCAGGACTCGTTTTACAATGCTCATTCCCCAGAGGAGGTCGAACTGGCTTTCAAAAATGACCTGGATCTTG ACCATCCCGATGCCATTGACATGACGCTGTTTGCTCAG TGCATCAAGGACCTGAAACAGGGCAAAGCTACAGAG ATCCCGGTCTactctttcctccatcATC AACGTATGCCCGAAAAAAAGTATATCTACGGTGCAAGTGTCATTATTGT GGAAGGAATCATGGCGCTTCAATCTGCAGAGTTGAGGGAATTGTACGACCTCAAAGTCTTTGTAGTATG CGATTCAGATCTTATGCTAGCAAGACGTATAAAGCGAGATGTCAAGGAGCGAGGGCGTGATGTGGAAGGTATCCTCGACCAG TACTTGCGGTTCGTCAAAAGTAGCTATGATACTTTTGTTCAGCCTTCATCGCGCTATGCCGATATT ATCGTTCCCGGGTCCTCAAATCAACTCGCCATCGAACTTCTTGTCTCGCATATCAAGCGCCAGCTTGATTCTCGTTCTCTTCGTTTCCGTAGAGTACTAGCCGATATCGGTCAAAACCGCAACAGCAGTACTCCGTCAGTGGAAAAGTTTGACAAGCAGATTGTTTTGCTTGAGCAAAGTAATCAGCTGAGA GGTATCATGACAATACTTCGAGATCGCACCACTCATCGCGAGGAGTTCATCTTCCATATCGATCGCTTATCAACCGTTATCGTGGAGAAAGCCCTTACACTTATTCCGTGTGAGCCTAGGATTGTAAGGACACCGGCTAAATATGTCTACAAAGGTGCTTCTCAGACTAAA AACCTGGTGGGAGTATCCATTCTCCGTTCTGGTCTTCCGTTCTCTCAAGGTCTTCGCCGGGTTATCCGCGATGTGCCTATCGGTGGTATACTCATCCAGTCCGATCCCAAGACTGGTGAGCCACTTTTATTGAAAAGCGACCTTCCTCATTGCGTGAGGTCGCGGGAGACAAATGGAGATGTCTGGTGTTTGTTGTTGGATTCGCATATGGGTACGGGGGCGGCTGCTA TGATGGCCATCCGTGTGCTCCTTGACCATGGCATTTCGCAAGATCGTATCATATTCCTCACATACCTTATTTCTCGCTCGGCCTCATATTCTGTCCTCCACGCATTCCCTGATATTCAAATCGTCACTGCAGCCATCGACCCTGGTCTGGACGAGGTGAAAATTCCCTACATGCCAGGAAGTCTTATGTTGGGCGAGGCGGCTGGCGAGGGTGATTTCTCTGTAAGGTTAGTCGACCAGTTAGGAcatgaagagaaaaagaagggggATGATGTAAAAGATCTGTTGAAGACGGATGAAGAACTGGCTGCGGATGGTTTCAAGATGAACGTCTTGAAGGGCATAGAGGAATTGAAATTTTCTAGAAAGCATAAAAGGACCAATTCATCAAcaggagagaaaagggcATGGGTCATTTCCCCAG GCATGGGCCATGTTGGAGATCGATATTACCTTATTTGA